The following coding sequences lie in one Bacteroidia bacterium genomic window:
- a CDS encoding ComEC family competence protein, whose protein sequence is MRRVGVSPVRSEAKHRSESVARSTPTLWALPTRARPKNKIYLIFTYLILCLKIKTDLTQLNPSKNLNLPKLQPYHDGILFFINFEVHSKHNIFAYVHLVPFLRILIPFIFGILAYHHKINGYLILAIAIFGALLYLTASILKKQAKITLNNEVLAGIGILLCLLSLGYLHTFLYNTKPKNHVSHFNEKVITLKGVWKSDIRRSSYTNQFYLNATHVQYQKQWIPVTGKVLLKTKLIDYPKIKYGDTVVLYQVRLQSTPSAQLPYQFDYAKYLFYMRVYSIIYLYEQNEADTNKIKIISNPSWSIFKTIQGIKEQLLKIYENLPTEREQAVAKALVLGYQDDIDFDTQQDYIITGSLHILAVSGMHVGLIYLAVFSLLQYIPYINRKLWLKAVLTSVLVIFYAFLSGASPSIMRAAIMFSFVLGGKVLQRYQNIYNTLCVVLFCMLLYNPNDIFNLGMLLSFAAVIGIVALAPAIQNAISIPDYTQYNYGLKRLAFWVIKQIWVLTSVCIAAQLFTLPISLYFFYQFPTYFLLSNLIIVPISTLALFLGIILLFVHWIPFVGAWVTQILFYLLYSMNEIIDFLAKLPYSTISPLPVTFWGAVFLMITVSAMSVYFLHRKKIFWWIGCISVLAFCCTEAYRHYKHYQAHWVTFKIGKNTALMYVSPYRKAVAFVPQKALKNTVGLYYVSGAYLAYHGLNKAEVYPYSPSIQTELWHKRYDISPNAFLEATYEYSKGKVRFTQYHKQKVITLYKDKVVSGLENIASGKITF, encoded by the coding sequence ATGCGGAGGGTGGGCGTTAGCCCAGTGCGGAGCGAAGCGAAGCACCGAAGCGAAAGCGTAGCCCGTAGCACGCCGACCTTGTGGGCTTTGCCCACAAGGGCACGCCCAAAAAATAAAATTTATTTAATCTTTACATACTTAATACTTTGCCTGAAAATAAAGACAGACCTAACACAATTGAACCCATCAAAGAACCTCAATCTACCTAAACTACAGCCATATCATGATGGCATTTTGTTTTTCATTAACTTTGAAGTTCATTCCAAACACAATATTTTTGCCTACGTGCATTTAGTCCCATTTTTAAGAATTCTCATTCCGTTTATATTTGGTATTTTAGCTTATCATCACAAAATAAATGGCTATTTAATTTTAGCTATCGCCATTTTTGGAGCACTACTTTACCTTACCGCTTCCATCTTAAAAAAACAAGCTAAAATTACCTTGAATAATGAAGTTTTAGCGGGAATAGGCATTTTACTATGCTTATTGAGCTTGGGATACCTTCATACTTTTCTATACAATACTAAACCTAAAAATCATGTCAGCCATTTTAATGAGAAAGTAATAACACTCAAAGGTGTATGGAAAAGTGATATTCGGCGCAGCTCATACACTAATCAATTCTACTTGAACGCTACTCATGTTCAGTACCAAAAGCAATGGATACCTGTAACAGGTAAAGTTTTACTAAAAACCAAACTGATAGACTATCCCAAAATAAAATATGGGGATACCGTTGTACTTTATCAAGTTCGTTTGCAATCCACTCCATCGGCACAGTTGCCTTATCAATTTGATTATGCTAAATACCTTTTTTACATGCGCGTGTACAGTATTATCTACCTGTACGAACAAAATGAAGCGGATACTAACAAAATTAAAATTATCTCTAATCCTAGTTGGTCTATTTTCAAAACTATACAGGGCATCAAAGAGCAACTCTTAAAGATATATGAAAATTTACCTACTGAAAGAGAACAAGCAGTTGCAAAAGCATTAGTCTTAGGCTACCAAGATGATATTGACTTTGATACGCAACAGGACTACATAATTACAGGGTCTTTACACATATTAGCCGTTTCGGGCATGCATGTCGGCTTAATTTACTTAGCTGTATTCAGCTTGTTACAATATATTCCTTATATCAACCGAAAATTGTGGTTAAAAGCCGTTTTAACAAGCGTATTAGTGATATTTTATGCGTTTTTGTCAGGGGCATCGCCTTCTATCATGAGAGCGGCAATAATGTTTTCTTTTGTTTTAGGGGGCAAAGTCCTACAACGCTACCAAAATATCTACAATACTTTGTGCGTAGTGCTTTTCTGTATGCTTTTATACAATCCAAACGATATCTTTAATCTGGGTATGCTACTTTCTTTCGCAGCAGTAATAGGAATAGTAGCTCTTGCGCCCGCTATTCAAAACGCTATCTCTATCCCTGACTATACTCAATATAACTACGGTCTAAAAAGACTTGCTTTCTGGGTGATTAAACAAATTTGGGTACTGACAAGCGTTTGTATAGCAGCCCAACTTTTTACTCTGCCCATCAGCTTATACTTTTTCTACCAATTTCCAACCTACTTTCTACTTTCAAACTTAATTATCGTACCTATATCTACTTTGGCTTTATTTTTAGGGATTATCTTGCTATTTGTACATTGGATTCCTTTTGTAGGTGCTTGGGTAACACAAATTTTATTTTACCTACTATACAGTATGAACGAAATTATAGACTTTTTAGCCAAGTTACCGTATTCTACTATCTCTCCTCTACCTGTAACTTTTTGGGGCGCTGTATTTTTAATGATAACCGTTAGTGCCATGAGTGTATATTTTCTGCATCGCAAAAAAATTTTTTGGTGGATAGGTTGCATAAGCGTGTTAGCTTTCTGCTGTACCGAGGCATATAGACATTACAAACACTACCAAGCTCATTGGGTTACCTTCAAAATAGGCAAAAATACTGCTTTGATGTACGTTTCTCCGTATCGAAAGGCTGTAGCTTTTGTTCCTCAAAAGGCACTGAAAAACACTGTAGGGCTATATTACGTGTCAGGAGCATATTTAGCTTACCATGGATTGAACAAAGCAGAAGTTTATCCTTATAGTCCCTCCATACAGACCGAATTGTGGCACAAAAGGTATGATATTAGTCCAAATGCCTTTTTAGAAGCTACGTATGAGTATTCAAAAGGCAAAGTTCGTTTCACTCAATATCATAAGCAGAAAGTAATCACTCTGTATAAGGATAAGGTAGTTAGTGGGCTGGAGAATATTGCTTCGGGTAAAATTACGTTCTAA
- a CDS encoding DUF1573 domain-containing protein, with protein MFSIYAQNNTSTITSVAPPSEDAGELSFEEETYDFGTITQKTAPNNKISHEFFFTNTGKKPVKISQVTASCGCTTPRWSSEPIPPGKKGSILVEYDASRLGSFHKAITITSDAKTPSKVIFIKGVVEQPAATSPLIAPGNLPKL; from the coding sequence ATGTTCTCTATTTATGCCCAAAATAACACTAGCACTATTACAAGTGTTGCGCCTCCTTCAGAAGATGCGGGCGAATTGTCTTTTGAAGAAGAAACATACGATTTTGGTACAATAACGCAAAAAACTGCGCCTAACAACAAAATTTCACATGAATTTTTCTTTACCAATACAGGTAAAAAGCCTGTAAAAATATCCCAAGTAACAGCATCTTGTGGTTGTACAACTCCTCGTTGGTCATCTGAACCTATTCCTCCTGGTAAAAAGGGCAGTATTTTAGTAGAATACGATGCTTCTCGCCTAGGTTCATTCCATAAAGCTATAACTATTACTTCCGATGCTAAAACGCCTTCAAAAGTGATTTTTATTAAGGGGGTGGTAGAGCAACCCGCAGCTACTTCACCCTTAATTGCCCCTGGCAATTTACCTAAGCTGTAA
- a CDS encoding AAA family ATPase gives MNQVLFPYGVSNFEQLVTQNFVFVDKTNFITLLEKQKFVSFLRPRRFGKSLWLSILEY, from the coding sequence ATGAACCAAGTACTCTTCCCCTACGGTGTAAGTAACTTCGAACAACTGGTTACCCAAAACTTTGTCTTCGTAGATAAAACAAATTTCATAACTCTACTAGAAAAGCAAAAGTTTGTTTCTTTTTTACGCCCTCGCAGATTTGGTAAAAGCTTGTGGCTCTCTATTTTAGAGTAC